The genomic segment CGACGGGCAAGGACCCCATCTTCTCGCCGTGGGGATTCGGCTCCCTGTCCACCGGACGGTCGGAGACGAGCCTGCGATTGACGCTGCAGTTCTAGGACGGAGGGCATGGCGGCCGCGCGGTTCCCCACCGGCTTCGGCGCCGCGGTCCGCCGCTTCAACGCCGGCGAGTTTTTCGAGGCCCACGAGGGGTTCGAGGAGCTGCTCGACGAGGTCGAAGGCGATGACCGATGGAACCTCCTCGTGGCGCTGATCCAGGTGGCCGTCGGGTACCACAAGCTCACCTCCGACCATCCGGGTGCGGCACGCATGCTGCGCCTCGGGGCGGAGAAGCTCGCGGCCTTTCCCCCGGTTGCCTGGGGCGTGGCGGTCGAGCGGCTGCGAAGACGGATCGCGGAGGACCTCGCGGCGCTGGAGACGGGAGGGGCGGTCGGCCCGTGGCCTGCCGGGACGCCGCCCCGGATCGAGCTCGTCAAGGGCGGCCCGGCCGCCGGAACCGGCTGAGCCATGGCCCGCGGCGGGCGGATCGACCTCGGGTCTCGTCACCTGCGGGCCACCTCGGCCGAGGGCGTGCTGCGCGTCGTCATCGACCGTCCCGCGCGTCGCAACGCCCTCACCATCGAGATGTACCACGGCCTCAAGAAGGCCGCCGTGCTCGCCGAACGCGACCCCGGCATCGATGTCCTCCTGATCACGGCGCGCGGCGACGTCTTCTGCGTCGGCGGCGAGATGGGCGGCCAGCACGAGGGCGGCCAGCTGCTCGACCGCGAGACCGACGGCTTCGACCTCCTGCCCTTCGTGCAGTTCGAGCGCTGTCCGAAGATCGTCCTGCTCGCGGTGAACGGCATGTGTCAGGGCGGGGGGCTCAACATGGTGCTGACGAGCGACCTCGCGCTGGCGTCCGCGCGTGCGACCTTCCGGGCGCCCGAGCTGCTGCGGGGCGTCGCCGACTGCTTCCTCGGCGCGCGCCTCGCCAGCCGCGTCGGCCTGGCGCGCGCCAAATATCTGCTCTTCACGGCGCAGCCGCTGACCGCCGCGGAAGCGCTCGCCGTGGGGCTCGTGGCGCGCGTCGTTCCGCACGACGAGCTGGAAGGCGCGGTGGCCGAGACCGTCAGCTGGGTGCGCCAGACGGCCCCCGGTGCGCGGCGCGCGCTCAAGCGCGATCTCAACCGCCAGCTGCCGCCGATCGACTTCGCGATGTTCGCCGAGTCGCTCGCCTCGGACGAGGTGCGGGAAGGGTTCGCGGCGTTCGTCGAGAAACGCCCGCCGGCCTGGGTCCGTGGCCGGCGGTAGGCTTGACGAACGAACGTTCATTCGGTTATCCCCGCACGGTGCGAGCCAAGGCTCCGTCACGGCCCGAGGCCTCGCCGGCGGTCCCGACCCGAGAGGCCATCCTCGACGCCGCCGAGCGCCTGTTCTCGGCGCGCGGCGTCGACGGGGTGGCGGTCCGCGACCTCGCGCGCGAGATGAGCCTCACCCCGTCGAGCCTCTACAATCACTTTCCCGGCAAGCAGGCGCTCTACGAGGCGGTGCTCGAGCGCGGGCTCCGCCCGATCGTCGACCTGGTGGCGGGCGCGGCGCCGCCCGGGGTGCTCGGGCCGGCGCAGCTGAATGCAACGATCGAGCGGCTCACCCGCCACCTCGCCGTCCACCCGCACCTCGCGCGCCTGCTGCAGCGTGCGCTCCTCGAGGACGGCAAGCTCCAGGCGGCGATCGGCCGCTGGGCGAGCACGCTGTACGGACAGGGGGTCGCGGTCCTGCGTGCCGGCGCGGTCGACGCGGGCTGGGAGCCCACCGAAGTGCCCCACCTGGCGCTCGGCCTCTTCGGGATCATCTTCGCATACTTCACGAATGCCCCGGCCGTCCGGGCGCTGGCGGGATCGAAGGAAGATCCGTTCTCCGCCCGTGCGCTGGCGGTCCAGCGCCGATTCCTGGAGAAGGCCGTGTACCGTCTGCTCGGCCCGCAGCCGCGCCGGAGGAGACCGCGCCCATGAGCGAAGCAGGGAAGATCACCGATGAGGGCATCGCGCAGCTCCGCACGCGCATCGGCAAGGGCTTTCCCGGCCGCCGGCCGTGGCGCACCGAGGCGACGCGCGACGCGATCTACCACCTGGCGCTCGCCATCGGCGACCTGAGCCCGCTCTACCTCGACGAGGACTACGCGCGGCGCACGCGCTGGGGCACGCTGATCGCGCCGCCGATCATCGTGCAGAGCATGGACACGCTGCGCGCCGTCGGCTCGAGCGGGCTGCCCGAAGGGCTGCCCGGCGTCCACTCGATCTGGACCGGGTCGCGCTACGAGTGGGCGCGGCCCGTCAAGCTCGGCGATCGCATCCGGGCCGACTGCTACCTGAAGGAGCTGGTCGAAAAGGAGTCGACCTTCGGCGGCGGGCGATCCCTCTACCAGACGTACGAGGCGATCTATTACGACCACGAGGGCCAGCGGCTGGGGCTGCGCAACGACACCTGGATCCGGATCGAGCGCGCGGCCACGCGGGACCGGAAGAAGTACGGCGACATCGCACTCGCGCAGTGGACATCGGAGGACGTCCGCCGCTTCCAGGACG from the Deltaproteobacteria bacterium genome contains:
- a CDS encoding DUF309 domain-containing protein, encoding MAAARFPTGFGAAVRRFNAGEFFEAHEGFEELLDEVEGDDRWNLLVALIQVAVGYHKLTSDHPGAARMLRLGAEKLAAFPPVAWGVAVERLRRRIAEDLAALETGGAVGPWPAGTPPRIELVKGGPAAGTG
- a CDS encoding enoyl-CoA hydratase/isomerase family protein gives rise to the protein MARGGRIDLGSRHLRATSAEGVLRVVIDRPARRNALTIEMYHGLKKAAVLAERDPGIDVLLITARGDVFCVGGEMGGQHEGGQLLDRETDGFDLLPFVQFERCPKIVLLAVNGMCQGGGLNMVLTSDLALASARATFRAPELLRGVADCFLGARLASRVGLARAKYLLFTAQPLTAAEALAVGLVARVVPHDELEGAVAETVSWVRQTAPGARRALKRDLNRQLPPIDFAMFAESLASDEVREGFAAFVEKRPPAWVRGRR
- a CDS encoding TetR/AcrR family transcriptional regulator, with the translated sequence MGPWPAVGLTNERSFGYPRTVRAKAPSRPEASPAVPTREAILDAAERLFSARGVDGVAVRDLAREMSLTPSSLYNHFPGKQALYEAVLERGLRPIVDLVAGAAPPGVLGPAQLNATIERLTRHLAVHPHLARLLQRALLEDGKLQAAIGRWASTLYGQGVAVLRAGAVDAGWEPTEVPHLALGLFGIIFAYFTNAPAVRALAGSKEDPFSARALAVQRRFLEKAVYRLLGPQPRRRRPRP
- a CDS encoding acyl dehydratase, with protein sequence MSEAGKITDEGIAQLRTRIGKGFPGRRPWRTEATRDAIYHLALAIGDLSPLYLDEDYARRTRWGTLIAPPIIVQSMDTLRAVGSSGLPEGLPGVHSIWTGSRYEWARPVKLGDRIRADCYLKELVEKESTFGGGRSLYQTYEAIYYDHEGQRLGLRNDTWIRIERAATRDRKKYGDIALAQWTSEDVRRFQDEYRNQQRTVRRAWEDVRVGDGLGPLLKGPLTPTAEIAFESYFGIYLVGNKVAANLYDKHPALMIPNEQGVPEPPQRVHWDNPFTQHLLGLPGAYDLGPERCAWLCHLMTDWIGDDGLLTSIDVRYRRFNFMGDATWCRGKVTEKLERDGQAYVRCALECVNQRDEVTATATAEAELPRR